A window of Pseudomonas putida genomic DNA:
ATCTGCCTGACGATGCATTGGCTGTATTGCACTACACCTCGGGCAGCTCCGGTGTGCTCAAGGCAGCAATGCTCAGCGTCGGCAACCGCAAGGCGCTGATCCGCAAGAGCATCGCCAGCCCCACCCGGCGTGCCGGCCCAGGCGACATCATGGCCCACGTCGGCCCCATCACCCATGCCAGCGGCATGCAGCTGATGCCGCTGCTGGCGGTGGGTGCCTGCAGTCTGTTGCTGGAACGCTACGATGACCAGTTGCTGCTCGAGACCATCCAGCGCGAGCGCGTGACCCGGTTGTTCCTGGTGCCGGCCATGATCAACCGTCTGGTCAATTTCCCCGGGGTCGAGCGCTATGACCTGAGCAGCCTGCGCTTGGTGATGTATGGCGCAGCGCCAATGGCGCCAGCGCTGGTCAAGCGGGCTATCGAAGTGTTCGGGCCGATTCTGGCCCAGGGCTACGGCGCTGGCGAAACCTGCTCGCTGGTGACGGTGCTGACCGAGCAGGACCACCTGTGCGAAGGCGGCGACTACCGCCGGCTGGCCTCGTGCGGACGATGCTACTTCGAGACCGACCTGCGTGTAGTGGACGACGATTTCCGCGATGTCCAGCCAGGCGAGGTGGGCGAGATCGTGGTCAAGGGACCGGACATCATGCAAGGCTACTGGCGCGCACCGCATCTCACCGCCGAGGTTATGCGTGATGGCTACTACCTCACCGGCGACCTGGCCACGGTGGACCAGCAGGGTTACGTGTTCATCGTCGACCGCAAGAAGGAAATGATCATTTCCGGTGGCTTCAACATCTACCCCAGCGAAGTCGAACAGGTGCTCTACAGCCTGCCGCAAGTGTTCGAGGCTGCCGTGGTGGGCGTGCCCGACGAGCAGTGGGGCGAAGCGGTGCGGGCAGTGATCGTGCTCAAGCCTGGCATGCAGTTACAGGAGCACGAGGTGATCGAGCATTGCGCCCAGGCTCTTGCCGGGTTCAAGAAACCGCGTGGGGTGGATTTCGTCAGCGAGCTGCCGAAGAACCCCAACGGCAAGGTGGTGCGCCGCCTGATTCGAGACGCCTACTGGCAAAACAGCGAACGCCGCATCTGACCTGAGGAATTGCCATGTATCAGCCAAGCGAAAAGGCCAAACAGATCATCGAGGCCATCGGCGGCTTCGTTCGCAACGAAATCCTGCCCCTGGAACAACGCGCCGGCCTCAGCTGGGCCGAACCGCACCCGCGTGAGGTGCTGCAACAGGTGTGGCAACGCTCGTGCGAGCAGGGCTTCTACAACATCATGCTGCCCGAAACGATTGGCGGTGCGGGTTTGAGCGTGTCCGACCTGTGTGCGGTGAAGGAGGCCACGGTGCTGACGGGCTCCATGCTGGCGCCGCACATTCTCGGCGAGCTTTCCGGGCCGCCGCGAGTCGGCCACCTGTTCAAGGTGGCCAGTCCGGGCCAGATCGAGGCTTTCCTGCAGCCGGTGTGCCGAGCCGAAAAGGCCGTGTGCTTCGCGTTGACCGAAAGTGAAGCCGGGTCCGATGCAACGGCGATCAGGACTACCGCCCGGCGCGACGGCGAGCATTACGTGCTGAGCGGGGCCAAGCGCTACATTTCCGGGGCGCCTTATGCCGATATCGCAATACTGCTCGCGGTCACCGGCCCCGGGCGTGGCGCCCAGGGGATCTCGGCGTTCTTTGTCGAGCTGGATGCGCCGGGCGTGCGGGTGGAAAGCGATTACTCGGTCATGTCCGGTGGCGGCGCCCATGGCGACATCCTTCTCGATGAGGTGCGAGTGCCGGTGGCCAACCGAATTGGCGAGGAGGGGCAGGGCTTCAAGCTGGCAATGGGGCGCATCACTCTCAATCGTCTGCTGCATTGCCCAACCATGCTGGGCCTGGCGGGCCTGGCGCTGAACCTGACGGTCGACTACGCCCGCACACGCAAGCAGTTTGGTCAGCCGATCGCGATGTTCCAGTCGATCAATCACATGATCGCCGACATGGCCACCGAACTGCACGCGGCACGCAGCATGGTATATGCCACTGCCGCGGTGAACGACGCCGGTGGCGATATCCGCACCCAGGCGCCGATGTGCAAGCTGTTCGTATCGGAAACGGCCTTCCGTATCGCCGACCGCGCGGTGCAGATTCATGGGGGGGCCGGGCTGTTGCGGGGCAACCCGGTGGAGTGGATCTTCCGTGCGACCCGTATGATGCGCATTCTTACCGGGACCAGCGAAATCCAGCGCAACACCATTGCCAAGGGCGTGCTCATGCCCGAGCAGTGAAACTGCACGCCCGGTCTCGAGTGGCCGGGCTCTCCCACAAGAACAATAAGAGAGATCGACATGACTCATACTGACTCCCGCGCGCGTGCAGGCACGGCCTGGATGATTGCGGTACTGCTGGCACTGCTTATGCTGGTGAACTTCCTGGACAAGGTGGTCATCGGCCTTGTAGCGGTACCCATGTCCAGGGAACTGGGTTTGTCCCCGGCCGAGTTCGGCCTGGTGGGCGGCGCGCTGCACTGGTTCTTCGCCATCTCTGCAGTGGTCGGTGGCTTCATGGCCAACCGCCGGCCGACCCGCACTCTGCTGTTGGGCATGGGTGCGTTCTGGGCGCTGATCCAGTTGCCCATGCTGTTCGTCACCTCCCTGTGGGCGATTGTCGCTTGCCGGGTGCTGTTGGGCATCGGCGAAGGGCCGGCGTCACCGGTGGCAACCCATGCCTTGTACAAGTGGTTCCCCAACGACCGGCGCAACTTGCCGGTGGCGCTGTTGCATACCGGCAGTGCACTTGGGCTGCTGGTGGCAGGCGCAATGATTCCATGGATCAGCGTGCACTATGGCTGGCGCATGAACTTCATCGTGCTGGCCTTGATCGGTGCGGCGTGGTGCGTGCTGTGGTGGGTATTGGGGCGCGAGGGTACTCTTGACCGCAGCCGCCCCGGTCAGCCCAGGGAAGAACAGGCGCACATCGCCTACCGCCGTCTGCTCGGCGACCGCACCGTGCTGGGCAATTACCTGTGCCACTTCGCCGCCAATTGGTCGCTGGCCCTGACCTTGACGTGGGTGCCAAGTTATCTGGAGACCGGGTTGGGCATCGACCCGATCATGACCGGTCGGGTGTTCGTGCTTTTCGTGGTGGTGACCACGCCGCTGAGCCTGTTCATGGCCTGGCTGTCGCAGCGCATGATGCGCGCCGGGGTGGCGACACGCTGGTCGCGCGGAGCCTTCGTGTCCCTCTGCCTGATTGCCAGCGGGTTGCTGTCGGCGGCATTGTTCCTGCCGGGCCTGGGGAATGTCGAGCGAATCATGAGCCTGACTTTCAGTGGCGGGCTGGCGCTGGTCATGTACTCGGTGGGGCCAGCCATGCTGGCGGAGTTCACGCCAAGCGGGCAGCGTGGCGGTATCCTTGCTATCGGCAATGGTATCGCTTCGCTGGCCGGGCTGGCGGCACCCATCGTCACGGGGTTTCTGGTGCAGGGCGCCGGAGCCGATCACCCGGCGGGGTATGGCCAGGGCTTCCTGGTATGCGGGGCGGTGCTGGTCATTGCCGGGTTGACAGGGTTGGTATGGATGGACCCTCAGAAAACCCGCCAACGGCTGCTGCAGGTGGGCACGGCTGCGCTGGCCCGGGCCTGACCTGCGCTGCGTTCAGAGGCTCTGCTACGGGAGGGGGGCACGCTCGATCAGGGTGCCTTTCCAGCGCTCGCTGCGCACCGCATCCACGAGCAGCCCGCGCACCAGGTCGCGCATGCAGGCGGCGGCGAACGACAATGGCTTGTGCTGCGAATGGGCCAGGGCAATGGTACGAGTGATGCGCGGTTCCACGATCAGCCGCGCGCTGGCCGGGGCGGCCAGGTCCAGCAATGGCGGCCAGTTGCTGATAGTCGCTGCCAGGCCGGCGCGCACCAGGCTGGCTATGCCGGGTGCAGACTGCTGTTCATAGCTTGAATCCAGGGCCACGCCGGTTTCCATGGCCGCCTGCTCGATGCGCCTGCGCAGGTGCAGGCTGCGCGGCGGCATTACCAGCCGGCTCGACGCGGCCTCGGCCAGGGTGATCGGTGAAGCGTCCGGACCATGCGCAGGCAGGCCGACCCAGTACAGGTCTTCGGAGAACACGGGCTCGGCGACAACGTTCGCCAGCTCCTCGGCATTGGGCACCACACCGAAATCCACCTTGCCCAGCTCGATCGCCTGGCCGCCTTCGCGGCTAAGGCCGTCCCATACGGTGAGCTTGATACCAGGAAAGCGCGCCTGCGCCTGGGTGATGATGGCTGGCAACAGCAGCGCCGAAGCCGTGGCCGGAATCGAGATGGCCACGTGGCCCTTGGGGTTGCCGCGGCTGGACTTGAGTTCGTCCTTCACCGAATCAAGCTTCTGTATCACCGAGCGTGCCACTTCGTACAGCTGGCGCCCTGCATCGGTCAGCTCGATGCCGTCATGCTGGCGCGCCAGCAACTGTATTTCCAGTTCGCTTTCCAGCAGTCCTATCTGACGGCTCAATGCCGGCTGGGCAATGAACGCGTGCCGCGCGGCGTTGGAGAAACTGCCGGCTTCGACAATGGCAATCAGGTAACGCAGCTGTTTCAAAGTCATGGCAATTCTCAGGCTATGCCGAAGTGGTATGGCAACTATCGAGAGACGTTATTTGTTCAGCTCTAGTGGCCTACTTAGTATCGGGGAACACCGGACCGAGGATAACAGAAACGTTCACTTATTTATCCAGCCCCTTTTACACAAGCCTTTGCGCCGTGTTTCTGCGCTAACTCGCAACTCACTCTCGAATAAACACAATAAGAGGTTAAGAGTGATGGCATTTCGTGCTTCTGGTCTTTCGGGACCGTTGTCGCTGCTTGCGTCGTCTGTACTTTTTTCTGTACCTGCCCTGGCTGTTCAATTTAATCTGGGAGAGTTAGAAGGACAGTTTGATTCAGCGTTTTCATTGGGTACCAGCATTTCCACTGCCAACCCGGACCCGGCTTTGCACAATAGTGCAAACAGTGATGACGGCCGCCTGAACTTTGCCTCGGGCGATGTATTTTCGGCAGTGTTCAAAGGTACCCATGATCTGGAACTCAAACATGCCAACCTGGGTGTGTTCCTGCGTGGCACGTACTGGTACGACACGGCGCTGCGCGACCATGACCAGCGCTTCAAGCAGGTCGAGGACAACAACCGCAAGCGCTCGGCCAAGACCGCAGGTACCCAGCTGCTCGACGCCTTTGGCTACTACCTCTACGACATCGATGGCCAGCCAGGCTCGGCAAGGCTGGGCAAGCAGGTAGTGAACTGGGGCGAGAGCACCTTCATCCAGGGCGGGCTGAACGTCATCAATCCCTTCAACCTGGCGGCGCTGCGCCGCCCAGGCTCCGAGGTGAAGGACGCGCTGGTGCCGGTGAACCTGTTCTATCTCACGCAGAACCTGACCGAGGCGTTGTCGGTCGATGGCTTCTACCAGTTGGACTGGGACCAGACCCAGCTCGACAACTGTGGCACGTTCTTCTCCAACAACGACTTCCTGCCCGATGGTTGTGATGGCCTGGACGTGGGAGCCAGGTTGCTTGGCAACCCGGCTGCCGTGGCCGGCCTTGTACCCTTTGGCGTGAACCTGACCAGCGAAGGCGTGCGCATACCCCGGGGCAGTGACCAGGATGCCCGCGATGGCGGGCAGTGGGGTGTTTCGTTGCGCTGGTACGTGGCGGCGCTGGACACCGAGTTCGGTGCCTACGCAGCCAACTATCACAGCCGCACGCCTTATCTGGGGACGGTCAGCAGCCCTTATTTCGACAACAGCCGCTTCGCCCCCCAGTTGTGCGCCAACCTGGGCATCGGCCCGGCCGGCTGCGCCGGGTTCCTCGGCTCCGCTGCCGGTCAGTCGCTGGTCGGCGCATTGCGCCTGGGTACCTCCCAGTACCGTGTGCAGTACCCCGAGGACATCCGCATGTACGGGTTGTCGTTCGCCACTACCCTGCGCAGCGGTACGGCCCTGCAGGGTGAGCTGAGTTACCGGCCGAATATGCCCATGCAACTCAACGGTACCGACATCATCCAGTCGCTGCTCAACGTCGAGGGGCGTTCGCCTTTGCTGGGCGACGGGCTGCGGCCAGACAGTGCCAGCACCCTGTTCGACGGCTACCGGCGCAAGGAGGTGACCCAGCTTCAGGTGACCGCCGTACATGCCTTCAGCCAGGTACTGGGGGCCAACCAGATGCTACTGGTGGGCGAAGCCGGGGCCACCTACGTCGGCGGGCTGGAGGGCGGCGGAGGCCCGCGTTACGGCCGCTCGGGTACCTTCAACAGTGGCGCGCTGGCAGACAACAGCGTATGCCGGGCGATTTCCAAGACGCCAGAGCACTGTAACGACCAAGGCTTCATGACCCCGTTCTCCTGGGGCTACCGGTTACGCGCGACTTTGACCTACCCCAACGTGATCGCCGGCTTCGACCTGCGGCCGAACCTGTCCTGGTCGCACGACGTGCACGGTACAGGCCCGGTGGAAGGCTCGGCTTTCAGCGAAGGCTCCAAGGCCGTGAGCGTCGGGCTGGATGCGACGCTTGCCAGTACCTACAGCCTGAGCCTTTCGTACACCGACTTTATCGATGGCGACTACGGCACCCGTGGTGACCGGGACTTTGTCTCGCTGAGCCTGGGCGTCACCTTCTGAGGGCATGATGATGAATATGCGAATGGTGATGATCGGCCTGTTCTGGGCCAGCGGCGCGCTGGCTGCGACAGGCCTGCCAGACAACCTGACCCCTGTGGGCGCCGAACGCGCGGCCAGCCCGGACGGCCGTATCCCGGCCTGGCAAGGCGGGTTGAGCGTCGCCCAGCAGCGTCTGGGTGATAACGGCACGCCGCTGGATCCGTACGCCGCCGAGCAGCCGCTTTACCGGATCACGGCGGCCAATTATCAGCGTTACCAGGGCCAGCTTTCCGATGGCCAGGTAGCCTTGCTCAAGCGCTTCCCGCACACCTTCGAACTGCCGGTCTACCCCACCCATCGCAGTGTCGCGGTGCCTGCCGGCGTCGCCGCCTCGGTCGCCCGCAACGCAGCGCAGGCACAGCTGGATGACCAGGGCAACGGCCTGCGCAGGTTCAATGGAGTGATTGCGTTTCCCCGGCCGGACAACGGCCTGGAAGTGATCTGGAACCATCTGACCCGGCACCGCAATGCCAGCTACATTCAGATGTCCGACAGCGTCACACCGTTCAAGAACGGCCGCTTCGTGCTGATGAGCGCGCGCCAGGATGTAGCCCGCCCGGAAGGCCTGGGCGGGCTGGGTGCAAGCAATGTGCTGTATTACTTCACCTACCGCATGACGGCACCATCACGGCTTGCCGGTGATGCCATGGTGGTTCACGAAACCCTTGACCAGGTAGCCGAGCCCCGCTTGTCCTGGGTCTACAGTGCCAGTCAGCGGCGTGTGCGGCGCGCGCCGAACATCGCCTACGACACCACGGGGCCAGGCACCGCAGGCCTGCGTACTGCCGACAGCCGCGACATGT
This region includes:
- a CDS encoding LysR family transcriptional regulator, which translates into the protein MTLKQLRYLIAIVEAGSFSNAARHAFIAQPALSRQIGLLESELEIQLLARQHDGIELTDAGRQLYEVARSVIQKLDSVKDELKSSRGNPKGHVAISIPATASALLLPAIITQAQARFPGIKLTVWDGLSREGGQAIELGKVDFGVVPNAEELANVVAEPVFSEDLYWVGLPAHGPDASPITLAEAASSRLVMPPRSLHLRRRIEQAAMETGVALDSSYEQQSAPGIASLVRAGLAATISNWPPLLDLAAPASARLIVEPRITRTIALAHSQHKPLSFAAACMRDLVRGLLVDAVRSERWKGTLIERAPLP
- a CDS encoding DUF1302 domain-containing protein, giving the protein MAFRASGLSGPLSLLASSVLFSVPALAVQFNLGELEGQFDSAFSLGTSISTANPDPALHNSANSDDGRLNFASGDVFSAVFKGTHDLELKHANLGVFLRGTYWYDTALRDHDQRFKQVEDNNRKRSAKTAGTQLLDAFGYYLYDIDGQPGSARLGKQVVNWGESTFIQGGLNVINPFNLAALRRPGSEVKDALVPVNLFYLTQNLTEALSVDGFYQLDWDQTQLDNCGTFFSNNDFLPDGCDGLDVGARLLGNPAAVAGLVPFGVNLTSEGVRIPRGSDQDARDGGQWGVSLRWYVAALDTEFGAYAANYHSRTPYLGTVSSPYFDNSRFAPQLCANLGIGPAGCAGFLGSAAGQSLVGALRLGTSQYRVQYPEDIRMYGLSFATTLRSGTALQGELSYRPNMPMQLNGTDIIQSLLNVEGRSPLLGDGLRPDSASTLFDGYRRKEVTQLQVTAVHAFSQVLGANQMLLVGEAGATYVGGLEGGGGPRYGRSGTFNSGALADNSVCRAISKTPEHCNDQGFMTPFSWGYRLRATLTYPNVIAGFDLRPNLSWSHDVHGTGPVEGSAFSEGSKAVSVGLDATLASTYSLSLSYTDFIDGDYGTRGDRDFVSLSLGVTF
- a CDS encoding AMP-binding protein, with product MNLATLTSRSARYWPERLAVIDRHTRLTFAQLEQRTNQLASALLAHGIAGGEHVAILAPNRVELVEAEVAFYKAGLVKVPVNARLALDEVIQVLNDACSVALIADPQAAEALLARRQEVPALRLIVTLGEQGGDIGYGALLAQGSSEPVSCDLPDDALAVLHYTSGSSGVLKAAMLSVGNRKALIRKSIASPTRRAGPGDIMAHVGPITHASGMQLMPLLAVGACSLLLERYDDQLLLETIQRERVTRLFLVPAMINRLVNFPGVERYDLSSLRLVMYGAAPMAPALVKRAIEVFGPILAQGYGAGETCSLVTVLTEQDHLCEGGDYRRLASCGRCYFETDLRVVDDDFRDVQPGEVGEIVVKGPDIMQGYWRAPHLTAEVMRDGYYLTGDLATVDQQGYVFIVDRKKEMIISGGFNIYPSEVEQVLYSLPQVFEAAVVGVPDEQWGEAVRAVIVLKPGMQLQEHEVIEHCAQALAGFKKPRGVDFVSELPKNPNGKVVRRLIRDAYWQNSERRI
- a CDS encoding MFS transporter, with translation MIAVLLALLMLVNFLDKVVIGLVAVPMSRELGLSPAEFGLVGGALHWFFAISAVVGGFMANRRPTRTLLLGMGAFWALIQLPMLFVTSLWAIVACRVLLGIGEGPASPVATHALYKWFPNDRRNLPVALLHTGSALGLLVAGAMIPWISVHYGWRMNFIVLALIGAAWCVLWWVLGREGTLDRSRPGQPREEQAHIAYRRLLGDRTVLGNYLCHFAANWSLALTLTWVPSYLETGLGIDPIMTGRVFVLFVVVTTPLSLFMAWLSQRMMRAGVATRWSRGAFVSLCLIASGLLSAALFLPGLGNVERIMSLTFSGGLALVMYSVGPAMLAEFTPSGQRGGILAIGNGIASLAGLAAPIVTGFLVQGAGADHPAGYGQGFLVCGAVLVIAGLTGLVWMDPQKTRQRLLQVGTAALARA
- a CDS encoding DUF1329 domain-containing protein; amino-acid sequence: MVMIGLFWASGALAATGLPDNLTPVGAERAASPDGRIPAWQGGLSVAQQRLGDNGTPLDPYAAEQPLYRITAANYQRYQGQLSDGQVALLKRFPHTFELPVYPTHRSVAVPAGVAASVARNAAQAQLDDQGNGLRRFNGVIAFPRPDNGLEVIWNHLTRHRNASYIQMSDSVTPFKNGRFVLMSARQDVARPEGLGGLGASNVLYYFTYRMTAPSRLAGDAMVVHETLDQVAEPRLSWVYSASQRRVRRAPNIAYDTTGPGTAGLRTADSRDMFNGAPDRYQWKLLGKQALHVPYNSYRLASPELRYAELIRPGHVNPAPTRYELHRVWVVEATLKPGAQHIYAKRRFYVDEDTWAILETDSYDAGGHLWRTSQAHSFYHPSGEVAVNAMEVTYDLKSGRYHASGLINEQRRPFDFNVRTSLSYFSPGALRSFGVR
- a CDS encoding acyl-CoA dehydrogenase family protein; this translates as MYQPSEKAKQIIEAIGGFVRNEILPLEQRAGLSWAEPHPREVLQQVWQRSCEQGFYNIMLPETIGGAGLSVSDLCAVKEATVLTGSMLAPHILGELSGPPRVGHLFKVASPGQIEAFLQPVCRAEKAVCFALTESEAGSDATAIRTTARRDGEHYVLSGAKRYISGAPYADIAILLAVTGPGRGAQGISAFFVELDAPGVRVESDYSVMSGGGAHGDILLDEVRVPVANRIGEEGQGFKLAMGRITLNRLLHCPTMLGLAGLALNLTVDYARTRKQFGQPIAMFQSINHMIADMATELHAARSMVYATAAVNDAGGDIRTQAPMCKLFVSETAFRIADRAVQIHGGAGLLRGNPVEWIFRATRMMRILTGTSEIQRNTIAKGVLMPEQ